From Drosophila virilis strain 15010-1051.87 chromosome X, Dvir_AGI_RSII-ME, whole genome shotgun sequence, the proteins below share one genomic window:
- the et gene encoding cytokine receptor isoform X1, translated as MLAARLRLVLVFVACLAWAQCLAKDAAHLDNVRVQVSRLDLRAGDAYNVSCSFEQLKSLQALCAGDGIDSIYMQTRRNANLSVRILNATTVYHEQVAAQPKHVGAYSYECLCHGKTLGSARFMVGVRLQVQDFGCRFHGDLAEAPLNCSFSRPPFSRQVDMTTSYWLRHRHKEIECRADGANVELMHCSIGHTDFDRFAEYYDLTLSMRDRLPLQPLQQQHFRLSRTQCIQLLPAGTNATVAQLNSTALCLAWRDSDGSNHIGYHIDWKMQLLPTELSGWRWQQPHSQQRNSIWQQTCLTHLPYPYYNYTLLLWRRYNDSDAHWSEPFEYSFRTMAALPARPPAVWPTGYHRNPQQPDELRVYWQQLDELERNGPLFDYHVHVLRASDDQHVKQAEIAIDSNMAIIRNLEPSKESYIVVIHSRNAIGLSTSNSQVRIPELVQPGKRIPRNVNRSKMLGSLSWEPPEQSGDLLGYTVYWCSTNVTDRSHCNETLAIESTELLLPNSCYYENAKLRLDSYEWGVSGNYGPHSTGSGGIYWLEWHYGTLLLSPNPLTEVDWMHNLQGIVALVVLGVFIHMIVRKFRTMSDIDVVLPVGVDSCPPQQQQPERDQDQMQLREQLLPPSKRPEQLPASGMTETSIVADCALLVELPAVLHGNFKPLDMLLTQTGYVPIQLKARTEALTAAELNSVPLKRPASPSVDFASTYIRMQPRQAPPDTSYVAPSRAFR; from the exons ATGCTCGCGGCCCGGCTGCGTCTTGTACTTGTGTTTGTCGCGTGCCTGGCCTGGGCACAGTGCCTGGCAAAAGATGCCGCACACCTGGACAATGTGCGCGTGCAGGTGTCTCGCTTGGATTTGCGTGCCGGCGATGCGTACAATGTGAGCTGTTCTTTCGAGCAGCTAAAATCTCTGCAGGCGCTGTGCGCGGGCGACGGCATCGATAGCATCTATATGCAGACGCGGCGCAATGCGAATCTGAGCGTGCGCATACTGAATGCGACCACTGTTTACCATGAGCAAGTTGCGGCACAGCCCAAGCATGTGGGCGCCTATAGCTACGAGTGCCTGTGCCACGGCAAGACGCTCGGCTCCGCCAGATTCATGGTGGGCGTCCGGCTGCAGGTGCAGGATTTTGGCTGTCGCTTTCACGGGGATCTGGCTGAAGCGCCGCTCAACTGCAGCTTTAGCCGGCCGCCGTTTAGCCGGCAGGTGGACATGACGACCAGCTATTGGCTGCGGCATCGCCACAAGGAGATCGAGTGCCGAGCGGATGGCGCCAACGTGGAGCTGATGCACTGCAGCATTGGGCACACGGACTTTGACAGATTCGCTGAATACTATGACTTGACGCTGAGCATGCGCGATCGGCTGCCgttgcagccgctgcagcagcagcatttccGGCTGAGCCGGACGCAGTGCATCCAGCTGCTGCCGGCGGGCACAAATGCCACCGTTGCGCAGCTGAACAGCACAGCGCTGTGCCTGGCCTGGCGCGACAGCGATGGCTCCAATCACATTGGCTACCACATCGACTGGaagatgcagctgctgcccacGGAGCTCTCCGGCTGGCGCTGGCAGCAGCCGCACTCGCAGCAGCGCAACTCGATCTGGCAGCAAACCTGCCTGACCCATTTGCCGTATCCCTACTACAACTATACCCTGCTTCTCTGGCGGCGCTACAATGACAGCGACGCCCACTGGAGCGAGCCGTTCGAGTATTCGTTTCGCACAATGGCCGCGCTGCCGGCACGTCCGCCCGCCGTCTGGCCGACGGGCTATCATCGCAATCCCCAGCAGCCGGACGAGCTGCGCGTCtactggcagcagctggacgaGCTGGAGCGGAATGGTCCGCTGTTCGACTACCATGTGCACGTGCTCAGGGCCAGCGATGACCAGCATGTCAA GCAGGCAGAGATTGCGATCGACTCGAATATGGCCATAATCCGGAATCTGGAGCCGTCCAAGGAAAGCTATATAGTCGTCATACACAGTCGGAACGCGATCGGGCTGTCGACGAGCAACAGCCAGGTGCGAATACCGGAACTGGTGCAGCCGGGCAAGCGGATACCCAGAAACGTGAACAGATCGAAGATGTTGGGCAGCTTGAGCTGGGAGCCGCCGGAGCAGTCCGGCGATCTGCTCGGCTACACCGTCTACTGGTGCAGCACGAATGTGACGGATCGCAGCCATTGCAACGAGACGCTGGCCATTGAGTCCacggagctgctgctgcccaacAGTTGCTACTACGAGAACGCCAAGCTGCGTCTGGACTCGTACGAGTGGGGCGTCTCGGGCAATTATGGTCCGCACAGCACCGGCAGCGGCGGCATCTACTGGCTGGAATGGCATTATGGCACGCTGCTTCTCAGCCCGAATCCTTTAACTGAAGTCGACTGGATGCACAACCTTCAGGGCATTGTTGCCCTGGTCGTGCTCGGCGTCTTTATACACATGATTGTGCGCAAATTTCGTACCATGTCCGACATTGATGTCGTTCTGCCCGTCGGCGTGGACAGCTgcccgccgcagcagcagcagccggagcgGGATCAGGATCAGATGCAATTGcgcgagcagctgctgccgcccaGCAAACGGCCGGAGCAGCTGCCTGCGAGCGGCATGACAGAGACCAGCATTGTCGCCGATTGCGCCCTGCTTGTGGAGCTGCCGGCCGTGCTCCATGGCAACTTCAAGCCGCTGGACATGCTGCTAACCCAAACGGGCTATGTGCCCATCCAGTTGAAAGCACGCACAGAAGCTTTGACCGCGGCGGAGCTTAATTCCGTGCCGCTCAAGCGTCCGGCCTCCCCCAGCGTCGACTTCGCCTCCACCTACATACGGATGCAGCCCAGGCAGGCGCCGCCGGACACGTCCTATGTGGCGCCTTCAAGAGCATTCAGATAA
- the et gene encoding cytokine receptor isoform X2, protein MLAARLRLVLVFVACLAWAQCLAKDAAHLDNVRVQVSRLDLRAGDAYNVSCSFEQLKSLQALCAGDGIDSIYMQTRRNANLSVRILNATTVYHEQVAAQPKHVGAYSYECLCHGKTLGSARFMVGVRLQVQDFGCRFHGDLAEAPLNCSFSRPPFSRQVDMTTSYWLRHRHKEIECRADGANVELMHCSIGHTDFDRFAEYYDLTLSMRDRLPLQPLQQQHFRLSRTQCIQLLPAGTNATVAQLNSTALCLAWRDSDGSNHIGYHIDWKMQLLPTELSGWRWQQPHSQQRNSIWQQTCLTHLPYPYYNYTLLLWRRYNDSDAHWSEPFEYSFRTMAALPARPPAVWPTGYHRNPQQPDELRVYWQQLDELERNGPLFDYHVHVLRASDDQHVKQRLRSTRIWP, encoded by the exons ATGCTCGCGGCCCGGCTGCGTCTTGTACTTGTGTTTGTCGCGTGCCTGGCCTGGGCACAGTGCCTGGCAAAAGATGCCGCACACCTGGACAATGTGCGCGTGCAGGTGTCTCGCTTGGATTTGCGTGCCGGCGATGCGTACAATGTGAGCTGTTCTTTCGAGCAGCTAAAATCTCTGCAGGCGCTGTGCGCGGGCGACGGCATCGATAGCATCTATATGCAGACGCGGCGCAATGCGAATCTGAGCGTGCGCATACTGAATGCGACCACTGTTTACCATGAGCAAGTTGCGGCACAGCCCAAGCATGTGGGCGCCTATAGCTACGAGTGCCTGTGCCACGGCAAGACGCTCGGCTCCGCCAGATTCATGGTGGGCGTCCGGCTGCAGGTGCAGGATTTTGGCTGTCGCTTTCACGGGGATCTGGCTGAAGCGCCGCTCAACTGCAGCTTTAGCCGGCCGCCGTTTAGCCGGCAGGTGGACATGACGACCAGCTATTGGCTGCGGCATCGCCACAAGGAGATCGAGTGCCGAGCGGATGGCGCCAACGTGGAGCTGATGCACTGCAGCATTGGGCACACGGACTTTGACAGATTCGCTGAATACTATGACTTGACGCTGAGCATGCGCGATCGGCTGCCgttgcagccgctgcagcagcagcatttccGGCTGAGCCGGACGCAGTGCATCCAGCTGCTGCCGGCGGGCACAAATGCCACCGTTGCGCAGCTGAACAGCACAGCGCTGTGCCTGGCCTGGCGCGACAGCGATGGCTCCAATCACATTGGCTACCACATCGACTGGaagatgcagctgctgcccacGGAGCTCTCCGGCTGGCGCTGGCAGCAGCCGCACTCGCAGCAGCGCAACTCGATCTGGCAGCAAACCTGCCTGACCCATTTGCCGTATCCCTACTACAACTATACCCTGCTTCTCTGGCGGCGCTACAATGACAGCGACGCCCACTGGAGCGAGCCGTTCGAGTATTCGTTTCGCACAATGGCCGCGCTGCCGGCACGTCCGCCCGCCGTCTGGCCGACGGGCTATCATCGCAATCCCCAGCAGCCGGACGAGCTGCGCGTCtactggcagcagctggacgaGCTGGAGCGGAATGGTCCGCTGTTCGACTACCATGTGCACGTGCTCAGGGCCAGCGATGACCAGCATGTCAA GCAGAGATTGCGATCGACTCGAATATGGCCATAA
- the Zw gene encoding glucose-6-phosphate 1-dehydrogenase — protein sequence MLKMEYNSSQASGHLDRIIKSLNCSTMICEGTQFDGKLPHTFVVFGASGDLAKKKIYPTLWWLYRDDLLPKPTKICGYARSKLTLDELKAHCHTYMKVQADEQAKYDEFWSLNDYVAGPYDVSTGYQLLNQQLEKIEHGCRANRIFYLALPPTVYNQVTLNIKNICMSTRGWNRVIVEKPFGRDDVSSKALSDHLASLFDEEQLYRIDHYLGKEMVQNLMTIRFGNKILSSTWNRENIASVLITFKEPFGTQGRGGYFDEFGIIRDVMQNHLLQILSLVAMEKPCSCHPDDIRDEKVKVLKCIQPLQLSDMLLGQYVGNPDGKTEEERTGYLDDPTVSDTSTTPTYAMAVIKINNERWQDVPFILRCGKALNERKAEVRIQYQDVPGDIFEGSSKRNELVIRVQPGEALYFKMMTKSPGITFDIEETELDLTYEQRYKHSYLPDAYERLILDVFCGSQMHFVRSDELREAWRIFTPILHKIEREQTPSIPYQYGSRGPKEADRKCQQNNFIYYGSYKWHGSNPSTSNL from the exons ATGTTAAAAATGG AGTACAACAGCTCGCAGGCCAGCGGCCATCTGGACCGGATCATCAAGAGCCTCAACTGCTCCACGATGATATGCGAGGGCACCCAGTTCGATGGCAAGCTGCCGCACACCTTTGTCGTCTTTGGCGCCTCG GGTGATCTGGCCAAGAAGAAAATCTATCCGACATTATGGTGGCTATATCGCGACGATCTGCTGCCCAAGCCGACCAAAATCTGCGGCTATGCGCGCTCCAAGCTGACCCTCGACGAGCTGAAGGCCCATTGTCACACATACATGAAG GTGCAAGCCGACGAGCAGGCGAAATATGATGAATTCTGGAGCCTGAACGACTATGTGGCCGGTCCGTATGATGTGTCCACTGGCTATCAGCTGCTTAACCAGCAGCTGGAGAAGATCGAGCACGGATGCAGGGCAAATCGCATCTTCTACTTGGCCCTGCCGCCGACCGTCTACAACCAGGTGACGCTGAACATCAAGAACATTTGCATGTCCACGCG GGGTTGGAATCGCGTGATTGTGGAGAAGCCCTTCGGGCGGGACGATGTCAGCTCAAAGGCGCTGAGCGATCATCTGGCTAGTCTCTTCGATGAGGAGCAACTGTATCGGATCGATCACTATTTGGGCAAGGAGATGGTCCAGAATCTGATGACCATACGCTTTGGCAACAAGATACTTAGCTCGACCTGGAATCGGGAGAACATCGCCTCCGTGCTGATAACATTCAAGGAACCATTCGGCACCCAGGGACGCGGCGGCTACTTCGATGAGTTCGGCATCATTCGGGATGTAATGCAGAATCATCTGCTGCAGATCCTTTCGCTGGTGGCCATGGAGAAGCCGTGCAGTTGCCATCCGGACGATATACGCGACGAGAAGGTCAAGGTGCTCAAGTGCATccagccgctgcagctgaGCGACATGTTGCTCGGCCAGTATGTGGGCAATCCCGACGGCAAGACGGAGGAGGAGCGCACCGGCTATCTGGATGATCCGACGGTCAGCGATACATCCACAACGCCCACCTATGCGATGGCCGTCATCAAGATTAACAACGAACGCTGGCAGGATGTGCCCTTTATCCTGCGCTGCGGCAAGGCGCTGAACGAGCGCAAGGCCGAGGTGCGCATCCAATATCAGGATGTGCCCGGCGACATATTCGAGGGCAGCTCCAAGCGCAACGAGCTGGTCATACGCGTCCAGCCTGGCGAGGCGCTCTACTTCAAGATGATGACCAAGAGCCCGGGCATCACCTTCGACATCGAGGAGACCGAACTGGATCTGACCTATGAGCAACGCTACAAGCACTCCTATCTGCCGGATGCCTACGAGCGTCTCATTTTGGACGTGTTTTGCGGCTCTCAAATGCATTTCGTTCGCTCCGATGAGCTGCGCGAGGCGTGGCGCATCTTTACGCCCATTCTGCACAAGATCGAGCGCGAGCAGACGCCATCGATTCCATACCAGTACGGCTCCCGCGGACCCAAGGAGGCCGATCGCAAATGCCAGCAGAATAACTTCATCTATTACGGATCCTACAAATGGCACGGCTCCAATCCGAGCACATCCAATCTCTGA
- the Ssu72 gene encoding RNA polymerase II subunit A C-terminal domain phosphatase SSU72, protein MTDPSKLSVAVVCSSNMNRSMEAHNFLAKKGFNVRSYGTGERVKLPGLAFDKPNVYEFGTSYEEIYRDLESKDKEFYTQNGLLHMLDRNRRIKKCPERFQETKEQFDIIITVEERVYDLVVMHMESMDSVDNRPVHVLNVDVVDNAEDALMGAFLITDMLNLMAKSNDIDNDIDEMIQEFEERRNRVILHSVLFY, encoded by the exons ATGACTGACCCGAGCAAATTGTCCGTTGCTGTGGTCTGTTCATCGAACATGAATCGCTCCATGGAGGCGCACAATTTTCTCGCAAAAAAGGGCTTCAATGTGCGCTCCTACGGCACCGGTGAACGGGTCAAGCTGCCCGGTCTCGCATTTGACAAGCCCAACGTTTATGAATTTGGTACCAGCTATGAGGAAATCTACCGTGACCTAGAGTCAAAGGACAAAGAATT TTACACACAAAACGGGCTGCTGCACATGCTGGACCGGAATCGGCGCATCAAAAAATGCCCGGAACGCTTTCAAGAAACCAAAGAGCAATTTGATATTATAATAACCGTAGAGGAGCGTGTTTACGATTTGGTTGTGATGCACATGGAATCGATGGACTCGGTGGATAATCGGCCCGTACATGTGCTAAATGTCGATGTTGTCGACAATGCGGAGGATGCACTGATGGGCGCATTTTTAATAACGGACATGCTCAATTTG ATGGCGAAATCGAATGATATCGATAATGATATCGATGAAATGATACAGGAATTTGAGGAGCGAAGAAATCGAGTAATTCTACACTCTGTACTCTTTTACTGA
- the LOC6634779 gene encoding uncharacterized protein: MLKHASNASTATAAAPVNGQLLRTANGGSNNSNSNNNNNNSSNSSSNNPPSAPAATTATTTTAARTNATSPVPGAVAVAAAAAAAAAAAAAAAGTSPTPAAAAVASTARNIHLRPPQPLNISALNASACSATLLNGALRSGGGGCGGGSTLLNIATAATPMKPLTPLTPNGNCNGNSLHHHTYTNQHMLASSSSSSHQQPQPQHLPQHPLHNNNNNNNNMNNNNNNNNLHNYSHCNNLGMNPNSVLQASVKPTKHGPGPREVLTSLGLLCLVSLLLALLSLMFLLKISPNSREDALTRSISSEDFIIVYDVTLALCALSLSLNLCCLLVCAIQFLFAVKLLRSPMFDGRDNKYLEKSSASRTCAVSGFFISIPVFLTGIILYTFNHFHSTPAIITSILIGVGIVFCGGAMVHNVFVWQKEKTISYRSPPLPLNMSLLSTATTQLPPVQLFNNAGCQPMMPLFGQQNHHSMLQHHPTSVTPVSPNHSHGSFNPLLCAASANNNNNNNNGIGGIINSPFLVRPATATPPTPKPIAIAANGSCLMGREASGSVSPGIPPTLDMSNITISLHELSTLV, translated from the exons ATGCTGAAGCACGCCTCGAATGCGAGCACGGCAACTGCCGCGGCGCCTGTCAACGGCCAGCTGCTGCGCACGGCCaacggcggcagcaacaacagcaacagcaacaacaacaacaacaatagcagcaacagtagcagcaaTAATCCACCCTCAGCgccggcggcaacaacagcaacaacaacaacagcagcaagaacaaaCGCCACCAGCCCCGTGCCAggcgcagtcgcagttgcagccgcagccgcagcagcagcagcagcagcagcggcagcggcgggcACTTCACCAACaccggcagcagctgccgttgcGAGCACCGCACGCAATATACACCTGCGACCGCCGCAGCCGCTCAACATATCCGCGCTGAATGCGTCCGCGTGCAGCGCAACGCTGCTGAACGGTGCGTTGCGGTCGGGCGGGGGCGGTTGCGGGGGCGGCTCGACGCTGCTGAATATTGCAACGGCGGCGACGCCAATGAAGCCGTTAACGCCGCTGACGCCTAACGGTAATTGCAACGGCAACAGTCTGCATCATCATACGTATACGAACCAGCATAtgttggccagcagcagcagcagcagccatcagcagccgcagccgcagcaccTGCCCCAGCATCcactgcacaacaacaacaacaacaacaacaatatgaacaacaacaacaacaacaacaatctgcACAATTATAGCCACTGCAACAATTTGGGCATGAATCCAAATTCTGTGCTGCAGGCGAGCGTCAAGCCCACAAAACATGGCCCGGGACCGCGCGAAGTGCTGACCAGTCTGGGTCTGCTCTGTTTGG TTTCGCTGCTGTTGGCGCTGCTCTCGCTGATGTTTCTGCTAAAGATCTCGCCGAACAGCCGCGAGGATGCGCTGACgcgcagcatcagcagcgaGGATTTCATCATCGTCTACGATGTGACCCTGGCGCTATGCGCCCTGTCGCTCTCCCTGAATCTCTGCTGCCTGCTCGTTTGCGCCATACAATTTCTGTTTGCCGTCAAGCTGTTGCGCTCACCCATGTTCGATGGCCGGGACAACAAGTATCTGGAAAAGTCGAGTGCGAGCCGTACTTGCGCTGTCAGCGGCTTTTTCATCTCCATACCCGTATTTCTGACCGGCATCATATTGTATACGTTTAATCATTTCCATTCGACGCCGGCGATCATCACAAGCATCCTCATCGGCGTGGGCATTGTCTTCTGTGGCGGCGCCATGGTCCACAATGTGTTCGTCTGGCAAAAGGAGAAGACAATCAGCTACCGGAGTCCGCCGTTGCCGCTGAACATGTCGCTGCTCTCAACGGCGACGACGCAGCTGCCGCCAGTTCAGCTATTTAACAATGCCGGCTGCCAGCCGATGATGCCGCTATTTGGACAACAGAATCATCATTCCATGCTGCAGCATCATCCCACATCGGTGACGCCCGTCTCGCCCAATCATTCGCACGGCAGCTTCAATCCGCTGCTGTGCGCTGCCAGcgccaacaataataataataataataatggtaTCGGTGGCATCATCAATTCACCGTTCCTGGTACGTccggcgacggcgacgccgCCAACACCCAAACCGATTGCCATTGCTGCCAATGGTAGCTGCCTGATGGGACGCGAGGCCAGCGGATCGGTCAGTCCAGGCATACCGCCCACGCTGGATATGAGCAACATAACCATATCGCTGCATGAGCTGTCCACGTTGGTCTAG